GGACGCAAGCGCAAGGAAGGAAGGGACTTGGAAATCGATACCACCATAGAATTCATAGATGCGGTGCGCGGAGTGACGAAGCGCATCACGCTTGAGAAATTGCAGGAATGCGAGTCGTGCCGCGGATCAGGGAGCGAGGGAAAGGGCGGAGTGAAAACCTGCAGCACATGCGACGGCGCAGGCGTGGTGGAGCAAGCCCAGCGTACCTTTTTTGGCACGTTCACTTCGCAATCAGTGTGCCCCGCGTGCCATGGCGAAGGAAGCGTCATAGAAAAGCCATGCGGCAAGTGCCGCGGTGAAGGCCGTGTGCTCAAAGAACATGCATTTGAAATAACCATTCCGCCGGGCGTGGCAGAAGGCACCACCCTGCGCATGGAAGGGAAAGGAGAGGCAGGCGTGCGGGGTGCCTCGGCGGGGAACCTTTTTATCACGGTGCATATAAAACCTGACAGCCGCTTCCGGCGGGAACATGACGATATCCACAGCGACGCGAGCATCACTTTGCCGCAGGCAGCGCTTGGCGATTCGATGAGAGTGCCTACCGTGGATGGGCTGGTGGAAGTGAAAATCCCTTCAGGCACGCAGTCAGCCACGGTGATACGCTTGAAAGGCAAAGGCATACCGCACCTTGAATCCGCGGGAAGGGGAGACCATTTATTGCATGTCACGGTTGCGGTACCCACGCGTTTAAACAGGAAACAGAAAGAGCTTTATGAGGCGCTTGCGAGGGAAGAGGAGTAATACCTCGTAACTTAATGTCAAAATCCAAATGTCAAATAAATGTCCAATATTCAATTCCCAATGACCAATTTTCGGATTTGAGGGTTTGGATTTTATTGGAAATTTGAAATTGGGATTTGGGATTTAACGACACAGAGGAGACCATAATGATTTTGTACCTGTTATATTTTATGGTATAATAATTATCGTGGACACTTTTATATCGTCACTTACCCAAGCGATACGCCAGATTGATTT
This genomic interval from Patescibacteria group bacterium contains the following:
- the dnaJ gene encoding molecular chaperone DnaJ — protein: MAKDYYSILGVSKNASQEEIKKAFRKLAHQHHPDKGGGNEEKFKEINEAYQVLSDTQKREQYDQFGTTFEGGTGGGAQWQDFAQGGPFGGFRTNVDFNDIGDLFGDMFGFGSGGRGKRGRKRKEGRDLEIDTTIEFIDAVRGVTKRITLEKLQECESCRGSGSEGKGGVKTCSTCDGAGVVEQAQRTFFGTFTSQSVCPACHGEGSVIEKPCGKCRGEGRVLKEHAFEITIPPGVAEGTTLRMEGKGEAGVRGASAGNLFITVHIKPDSRFRREHDDIHSDASITLPQAALGDSMRVPTVDGLVEVKIPSGTQSATVIRLKGKGIPHLESAGRGDHLLHVTVAVPTRLNRKQKELYEALAREEE